One Gemmatimonadales bacterium genomic window, GAGGATGTGACGATGAAACGTGACGGCTTCACGCTGATCGAGGTACTCATTGCCGTCGTCGTGCTGACGATCGCGGTCACCGGCCTCGGGCAGTTTATGGCGAAGTATCAGCATTCCACCTCGACGGCCACGCTGCTTTCGAGCATGACAAGCATTGCCAAAGAGCGACTCGAGCTGGTCCGCGCCGACCCCCGGTACACCACGCTCACGACCCTTTACGGCACCGGTGCCAGCGCCGACACCACGGGATTCCCACGGTACCCCAGCGTGCGCCGCACCACCACGGTTGTCCGTGATCAGAGCGGCAACCCCGCCCGCGACCGAACCACCGTGACGGTTCGGGTCTTTGCGACCAACGGTATCAGCAGGGACACGGTGCGTCTCACCGCCGTGATCGCACGCCCATGACGAGCACTCGCGGTTCGGTTCGTTTGCGCAGCACGGCCGGCTTCTCGCTGGTCGAACTGCTGATCACGCTGGTCGTCCTGACGCTGGTCATGGGAACGACCGTAATGTTCTTTCAGACGCAGAGTCGCAGCTTTGCCCGGGGCAACGAGAGCATCGACGTGCTCCAGAACGCGCGCTTTTCCGTGACCCATGTGGAGCGGATTCTGCGCACCTTGGGCGCTGGCGTCACCGGCGAACAGCCGATGCTGGTCTACGGAGGCAACGACGTCGTTGCGTTCAATACCGACTTTACCGAGACCGACACCACCGATTTTCGCTGGGCCGTCAACTGGAACCCATCGATCCCGGCCGAAGACGCGATGGTATGGCGGGTCGAGAACGCTTCGACCATTCCCAACACGGTCATTACGTACCCACCGAAAACGTTCGTCCTGGGCAACGGCCTGCCAAGCCCTGCTGAAACCAAGATCTTCTGGCTGGCTCCGGACACGACGACGGCGCGCGGGGACGACTATGTGCTCTGGGAGCGCACCAACAACGGCCAGCCGGAATACATTGCCCGCAACATTCTGGCGTATCCCGGGCGCCCGTTCTTCCAGTACTTTCTCGACCGCCGAACCGTGGGCGTTCCGAATCTCGTGATCGCAGCCGGAGCCGACCTTCCCCTGCGGCGTCGGGTTCTGGAATCGACCTTCAGCTCGGCGGACAGTTCCAACGCCGTGCGACCGGACAGTGTTCGGGCCGTTCGGATCAACCTCCGCATCTCCAATGGCAAGACCGGTGCGGAGGAACGGACTCGGGACTTCTCGCAGCTGATCCAGGTGCCCAACAACGGGTTGCCGAGCCCGGTCGTCTGTGGCCGGTCACCGCTTCCACCGGCAAGCGTTACGACGATTGCCGACACGACGGGCGCAGCCATCGTTCACCTTCGCTGGACCCGGTCACCCGACCACGGCGGAGGCGAGTTCGACGTGCGTCAGTACGTCGTCTACGTCCGACCGGACACAGCAACCGTCTGGCGGGACCCGCTGATCCTCGTACCGGCAGACAGTCTGTTGACGTACCAGACCCCGATCGGCGGGCTCGCCTCGGGGGAAACCTACCGATTCGGCGTCATCGCGCAGGACTGCACGCCCAGTTCGTCCACCGTGATCTCGACGACGGCGGTTGCGCCATGAGAAGGAGACCAGGCATGCCCACGACCCAGCTGATCCGCAACGAACGCGGTGTCGCGCTGATCCTGACCCTGCTGATCACGATGGCCGTGGCCGCGATGGCCATCGGCGGCGTGATGATTGCCGGCGCCAGCGGGCTGACCTCGCGCTTTGCCGCCCGGGAGGCCGCCCTCCACTCGCTGGCCGATGCCGGCCTCGAAATCGCGCGGGATTCGATCAATCGCGTGCTGACACTCCTCCCCGATACGGGGTACATCACGATCACACCGGCCAGCGTGATCCATGATGCCAGCGGCAACGTGATTACCGGATACACTCGCACGGTGTACGCCGGGAAGACGGGCGGGCGGACCGGCGGACCGGCCACCTCAGGGCAGTATGGCAGCAACTATATGAGCGTGCTGTCCGTTATCAACGACCCGCGTGGCGCCGTGGCGGCGCGCCGCGGATTGTTTGCCCAGGAATCGTGGTCGCGGTTTGCCGTCGCCATCAACGACTACACCAGCACGATTCCGTACGGCTGCGGTTCGTCTATTACCGGGCCCCTCCACTCGAACGACGACCTGCGAATCCAGGCCGGGTGCACTTCCCCGAAGACATTGTTCGCCGGTGAAGTCTCGGTCGTCGGCTCGATCATCAATCCGTCATCCGGCAACTTTACTCGCGGCTATACGACCGGCGCACCGGCACTGCCCTGGCCAACAGCTGCGCAGCTCGGGCTGATGCAACAGTATGCCCGTGAAGCCGATGCCACCGGCGGTGACTATGATATCGCCGGCGGCAACATCGGCACCAACAAGCCGTGCACCAGGCTCGACTTCCAGGTCCTCGATTCGAACGGGGACGGGATCATCCAGTGGGATGAGGGATACGTTCGGGTCTTTCGCTGCAACAATCTCACCGATGCTTCACTGGCGTATGTGAACGGACGCAGATGGATCTCGGTTCCCGGGAGCGTGACCGGCGTCAGCCTCGACACCGATCCCAACATCAACTCACCCAACTGCGGCGCCTACGCGGGGACATCGAGCGGGGCGTTCCGCAGCGCCCGCTGGATCTGGGACAATACCGCCGGCACCAACAACCAAAAGCGCGACGCCGTGCGAGGCGCATTGAACGGCTCCAGCGGAAGCTACGTCAATCGTCGCTGCTTCCTCGGCGGCGATCCTCGCCTCTTCCGGGCCGCCACCGGCGACACCCTGCTGCCGGACTCGACCACAGCCAATACCGGGCTCGGCACCAACGGCGGCCGGTGGATCCGGAGGCGGCTCGGTGCGCATCCTTCCGTCACCGCCGTGCGCAACACGATTGCCAGCGGTGGCGACGCTGAGTACTGGATCCCGCTGGGCAAGAACCCGGACTTCAAGGGCGTGATCTACGTGACCGGCGACGTGGCCATCAGCGGTCGACTCCGGGGCAGAGTCTCTGTAGTGTCGACGGGGCTCATCAATCTCCAGGACGACTTCACCTACTGGACCCCGCCTGGCACGAACTGCAGCGAGACAGGGGACATCTTCGGCGCCCTCGCCGTACAGGGCATCATCACGCAGGACAACAATCTCCAGACCCCCTTCCGGGTTGGAGGGACCTGGATTGGCGGGTTCGACGACACGCCGGCGGACGAGAGCTACCACATGTTCCTGCTGACGCTGACCAACTTCGGCAGTGACATGGCACCAAGTGGCACTCATAACACGCCCGGCTACGACGGCCCGACCGGCAGCCCCGCCATTCCGGCCAGCGCCAACGAAACCTGCGGCGGTGCCCGCGCAGGGTGCATCCGGATCTCGGGCGGCATTGCCTACGCCAGAATGGACTGGGGCGGCTTCCGCACCTACGGCGACGGCACCGGCTACGGCTGGGCCTCCGGCCACACCTATGACCCCTGCGGCGCCACCAACCCGCCGCCGTACTTCCCAACGACCGGCCGCTATCTCAAGAGCCGGTACTACGAAGTGGACCCCGTCTGGCTCAATCAGACGGGCATCGCAACCTACTTCAAGGAACTGCAGTCGCGCTGAGCAAGACCAACCGGCGCAGCAACTGAGGAAACGATGAGGGGGACGGCGC contains:
- a CDS encoding prepilin-type N-terminal cleavage/methylation domain-containing protein, producing the protein MKRDGFTLIEVLIAVVVLTIAVTGLGQFMAKYQHSTSTATLLSSMTSIAKERLELVRADPRYTTLTTLYGTGASADTTGFPRYPSVRRTTTVVRDQSGNPARDRTTVTVRVFATNGISRDTVRLTAVIARP
- a CDS encoding fibronectin type III domain-containing protein, which encodes MTSTRGSVRLRSTAGFSLVELLITLVVLTLVMGTTVMFFQTQSRSFARGNESIDVLQNARFSVTHVERILRTLGAGVTGEQPMLVYGGNDVVAFNTDFTETDTTDFRWAVNWNPSIPAEDAMVWRVENASTIPNTVITYPPKTFVLGNGLPSPAETKIFWLAPDTTTARGDDYVLWERTNNGQPEYIARNILAYPGRPFFQYFLDRRTVGVPNLVIAAGADLPLRRRVLESTFSSADSSNAVRPDSVRAVRINLRISNGKTGAEERTRDFSQLIQVPNNGLPSPVVCGRSPLPPASVTTIADTTGAAIVHLRWTRSPDHGGGEFDVRQYVVYVRPDTATVWRDPLILVPADSLLTYQTPIGGLASGETYRFGVIAQDCTPSSSTVISTTAVAP